From Bacteroidota bacterium, the proteins below share one genomic window:
- the accB gene encoding acetyl-CoA carboxylase biotin carboxyl carrier protein, with protein MNLKDIESLIQFVQKSGVSEVSLEQKDFKLIIKTSHGPAVSIPVQHMAPAPVPHIAAVPAAAPAAAPAPATPKAPEAPKASDESNYVTIKSPMIGTFYRSSSPDKPAFVNVGDEVKAGKVICIIEAMKLFNEIEAEVSGRIVKVLVDNASPVEYDQPLFLVEPA; from the coding sequence ATGAACCTGAAAGATATCGAGAGCCTGATCCAGTTCGTACAGAAAAGCGGGGTCAGCGAAGTGAGCCTTGAGCAGAAAGACTTCAAGCTCATTATCAAAACATCTCACGGTCCGGCTGTTTCCATTCCGGTACAGCACATGGCGCCGGCACCGGTTCCGCACATCGCGGCAGTTCCCGCCGCCGCGCCGGCCGCCGCACCTGCGCCGGCAACGCCCAAAGCGCCGGAAGCACCCAAGGCCTCCGACGAATCAAATTACGTAACGATCAAATCGCCGATGATCGGCACCTTCTACCGTTCCTCCTCACCCGATAAGCCTGCGTTCGTGAACGTAGGCGACGAGGTCAAGGCCGGCAAGGTCATCTGCATCATCGAGGCCATGAAGTTGTTCAACGAGATCGAGGCTGAAGTGTCGGGCCGCATCGTGAAGGTGCTGGTCGACAACGCTTCGCCGGTCGAATACGATCAGCCTTTGTTCCTGGTCGAGCCGGCCTGA
- a CDS encoding Fic family protein has product MRPPYAITPTILRLLASIAEKVGAVNARYLVRQNPILRKRNRIRTIQASLQIEGNTLSEEQVTAILEKKRVMGPASDIREVMNAMKLYDSLKSLRCHSERDFRRAHALLMDGLSEEVGNYRSRGVGIVKGRQVKHLAPPASRVSLLMKDLFAYLKHDPSPVFIKSCVFHYELEFIHPFLDGNGRMGRCWQTAILMSEYPVFEFLPFETLIAKQQARYYQALAASDKQGASTPFIEFMLLIIDEALAELLATEQEKLSGSERLSIFLESVTKEFARQDYRKHFPDLSTATASRDLRQGVEQGLLRKRGDKKLTVYRKVGKGKKT; this is encoded by the coding sequence TTGCGACCGCCTTACGCCATAACCCCGACGATCCTCCGGCTACTGGCTTCCATTGCGGAGAAGGTCGGGGCGGTGAACGCCCGATACCTGGTCCGGCAGAATCCCATTTTGCGAAAACGTAACCGGATCAGGACCATCCAGGCATCCTTGCAGATCGAGGGTAACACACTGTCCGAAGAGCAGGTGACGGCGATTCTGGAGAAGAAAAGGGTCATGGGCCCGGCTTCGGACATCCGGGAGGTCATGAATGCGATGAAGTTGTATGATTCGCTGAAATCGTTGCGTTGCCATTCCGAACGGGATTTCCGCCGTGCCCACGCGTTACTGATGGACGGTCTATCCGAAGAGGTAGGAAACTACAGAAGCCGCGGGGTCGGGATCGTGAAAGGCCGGCAGGTGAAGCATCTTGCGCCTCCCGCATCCCGGGTCAGCTTGCTGATGAAGGACCTTTTCGCATACCTGAAGCATGATCCATCGCCGGTGTTCATCAAGAGTTGTGTGTTTCACTATGAGTTGGAGTTCATTCATCCTTTCCTGGACGGAAACGGTCGTATGGGACGCTGTTGGCAGACAGCGATCCTGATGAGCGAATATCCGGTCTTCGAATTCCTGCCTTTCGAGACATTGATCGCGAAGCAGCAGGCGCGCTACTACCAGGCCCTGGCAGCATCCGATAAACAGGGTGCATCCACGCCATTCATTGAATTCATGTTGCTGATCATCGATGAAGCCTTGGCAGAATTGCTGGCCACCGAACAGGAAAAACTCAGCGGTTCCGAGCGGTTGTCGATCTTCCTCGAGTCAGTCACCAAGGAGTTTGCCCGGCAGGATTACCGAAAACACTTCCCCGACCTCTCAACGGCCACCGCCAGCCGCGACCTCCGGCAAGGCGTGGAACAAGGACTCCTTCGCAAACGCGGTGATAAGAAGTTGACGGTTTACAGGAAAGTTGGAAAGGGTAAAAAAACGTGA
- the plsX gene encoding phosphate acyltransferase PlsX, which produces MRLGVDIMGGDYAPEQTVLGAIQALRELPSTVRLVLIGDRPSILSVLEREGVAADSFEIVHTTEVIGMADHPTKAIQQKPQSSIAIGFQLLKEGKLDSFASAGNTGAMLVGSMFSVKAIPGILRPAISTLLPKENGGWGLLLDVGVNADCKPEVLQQFAVLGSLYAKHVLNIADPTVGLMSIGEEEEKGNLLVKEAHQLIKDSKDIRFVGNVEGRDLFNERADVIVCDGFTGNVMLKEAESFFSILRRRGIRDPYIDRFDYEDYGGTPILGINSTVIIAHGISKAKAIKNMILLSRTVVEAKLSERIAHALSGSREAVS; this is translated from the coding sequence ATGAGACTCGGAGTCGATATCATGGGAGGCGATTACGCGCCGGAACAGACGGTGCTCGGTGCCATCCAGGCGCTGCGCGAACTGCCGTCGACCGTCCGACTCGTCCTCATCGGCGACCGTCCTTCCATTCTGTCCGTACTGGAACGCGAAGGCGTTGCAGCCGATTCGTTTGAGATCGTACACACGACGGAGGTGATCGGCATGGCCGACCATCCCACGAAAGCCATCCAGCAGAAACCGCAATCGAGTATCGCCATCGGCTTTCAATTGCTCAAAGAAGGAAAGCTCGACTCGTTCGCCTCTGCAGGCAATACCGGCGCCATGCTCGTAGGCTCCATGTTCAGCGTGAAAGCCATTCCCGGCATCCTGCGTCCTGCGATCTCCACCTTGTTGCCGAAAGAGAACGGCGGTTGGGGCTTGTTGCTCGATGTCGGCGTGAACGCCGATTGCAAGCCCGAAGTATTGCAGCAGTTCGCTGTACTCGGTTCCCTATACGCCAAACACGTACTCAACATCGCCGATCCGACGGTTGGCTTGATGAGCATCGGGGAGGAGGAAGAGAAAGGAAACCTTCTGGTAAAGGAGGCGCACCAGCTGATCAAAGATTCGAAAGACATCCGCTTCGTCGGCAACGTCGAAGGACGCGACCTTTTCAATGAGCGCGCCGATGTGATCGTTTGCGACGGCTTCACCGGCAATGTGATGCTGAAAGAAGCCGAGTCGTTCTTCTCGATCCTGCGTCGTCGCGGCATTCGTGATCCGTACATCGATCGTTTCGATTACGAAGACTACGGCGGCACGCCTATTCTTGGAATCAACAGTACCGTCATCATCGCCCACGGCATCAGCAAAGCGAAAGCGATCAAGAACATGATCCTGCTGTCCCGCACAGTCGTGGAAGCGAAACTCTCCGAACGCATCGCGCATGCGCTTTCCGGTTCGCGCGAAGCGGTCAGCTGA
- the accC gene encoding acetyl-CoA carboxylase biotin carboxylase subunit, protein MFKKILIANRGEIALRIIRTCKEMGINTVAVYSTADKDSLHVRFADEAVCIGPPPSRDSYLNIPRIMAAAEITNADAIHPGYGFLSENSKFSAICAEHGVKFIGATPEQIDAMGDKSNAKDTMKRAGVPTIPGSDGLLTDVKTGLKIAKQIGYPVILKATAGGGGRGMRIVWKPEDLEPAWSSAKQEAGAAFGNDGMYLEKYIEEPRHIEIQIAGDQYGKACHLSERDCSIQRRHQKLLEETPSPFMTAELREKMGEAAIKAAQAVKYEGVGTVEFLVDKHRNFYFMEMNTRIQVEHPVTEEVINYDLIKEQIKIAAGIPITGKNYFPAMHAIECRINAEDPYNGFRPSPGKITTLHVPGGHGVRVDSHIYAGYVIPSNYDSMIAKLITIAQTREEAINTMERALSEFVVEGVKTTIPFHQQLMRNEEFRKGNYTTKFLETFQLEE, encoded by the coding sequence ATGTTCAAGAAGATCCTGATCGCCAACCGCGGCGAGATCGCCCTCCGCATCATCCGTACCTGCAAAGAGATGGGCATCAACACCGTCGCCGTGTATAGCACGGCCGACAAGGACAGCCTGCATGTTCGCTTCGCCGACGAAGCAGTCTGCATCGGACCTCCTCCCAGCCGTGACTCCTACCTGAACATCCCGCGGATCATGGCAGCGGCGGAGATCACCAACGCGGACGCCATTCATCCCGGCTATGGCTTCCTCTCCGAGAACAGCAAGTTCAGCGCGATCTGCGCCGAGCATGGCGTGAAGTTCATCGGCGCCACACCGGAACAGATCGACGCGATGGGCGACAAGTCGAACGCGAAGGATACGATGAAGCGTGCCGGCGTTCCGACCATTCCCGGTTCCGACGGTCTGCTCACCGACGTGAAGACCGGACTCAAGATCGCCAAGCAGATCGGGTACCCGGTCATCCTCAAAGCCACGGCAGGTGGCGGCGGACGCGGCATGCGTATCGTCTGGAAACCGGAAGATCTGGAACCGGCCTGGAGCTCGGCAAAGCAGGAAGCAGGCGCTGCCTTTGGCAATGACGGCATGTACCTGGAAAAGTATATCGAAGAACCACGTCACATCGAGATCCAGATCGCCGGCGACCAGTATGGTAAGGCTTGTCACCTGAGCGAACGCGACTGCTCGATCCAACGCCGGCACCAGAAACTGCTCGAAGAAACTCCTTCCCCGTTCATGACCGCCGAATTGCGCGAGAAGATGGGCGAAGCCGCCATCAAGGCCGCACAGGCGGTGAAGTATGAGGGCGTAGGCACGGTCGAGTTTCTGGTCGACAAGCACCGCAACTTCTACTTCATGGAGATGAACACCCGTATCCAGGTGGAGCATCCCGTGACCGAAGAGGTGATCAACTACGACCTCATCAAGGAACAGATCAAGATCGCCGCGGGCATTCCGATCACCGGCAAGAACTACTTCCCAGCCATGCATGCGATCGAGTGCCGCATCAACGCCGAAGATCCTTACAACGGGTTCCGTCCGTCGCCCGGCAAGATCACAACCCTGCACGTTCCCGGCGGACACGGCGTCCGTGTCGATTCACACATCTATGCCGGTTATGTGATCCCGTCGAATTACGATTCGATGATCGCCAAGCTGATCACCATCGCGCAGACGCGCGAAGAGGCGATCAACACCATGGAACGCGCCCTGAGCGAGTTCGTAGTCGAAGGCGTGAAGACGACCATTCCGTTCCACCAGCAACTGATGCGGAATGAAGAGTTCCGTAAAGGCAACTACACCACGAAGTTCCTCGAGACGTTCCAGCTGGAGGAATGA
- a CDS encoding BrxA/BrxB family bacilliredoxin: protein MPYPEYICAPMRQELTAVGFEELKSPEAVDQAIPNSQGTTLLVLNSVCGCAAGTARPGVKLALNHGKKPSKLLTVFAGQDLEATAQARKYTVPYPPSSPSIALFKDGKLVHFIERHHIEGRSAEMIAEHLQQAFEEFC, encoded by the coding sequence ATGCCTTATCCAGAATACATCTGCGCTCCAATGCGCCAGGAACTCACCGCAGTAGGCTTCGAAGAGTTGAAATCTCCGGAAGCGGTTGACCAGGCGATCCCGAATAGCCAGGGCACTACCCTACTGGTTCTCAACTCGGTCTGTGGTTGTGCAGCCGGTACTGCCCGACCGGGCGTGAAACTCGCACTGAATCATGGTAAAAAGCCGTCCAAACTGCTGACGGTTTTTGCCGGACAGGACCTGGAAGCCACGGCTCAGGCTCGTAAGTACACGGTTCCCTATCCACCATCTTCTCCTTCCATCGCCCTTTTCAAGGATGGCAAATTGGTACACTTCATCGAACGCCACCACATCGAAGGCCGCAGCGCGGAAATGATCGCCGAGCACCTGCAACAGGCTTTCGAAGAATTCTGCTAA
- a CDS encoding 1-acyl-sn-glycerol-3-phosphate acyltransferase has protein sequence MSKNGWKYIFYPFQWVWRSLYFINAVLTFFLFFPLFAILLSSKKWFPLVFRVKKIWAHFILWPVGLFYKIERRSQLDPNRSYIFCPNHSSYLDIMLIYISIPSYFVTMGKAELKKVPLFRRFFRRMNIPVNRKSRIDSHRAFLRAGSELDKGVSIALFPEGTIHHNGPVMGRYKNGPFRLAIEKQVPIVPITFVNNWVLLPDDYYRRIGHPGIAHVILHEPIETKGMTEADLDTLKQRVYAVIDAPLRERYPEWFKRAPSPAAAIPDSLAG, from the coding sequence ATGTCGAAAAACGGCTGGAAATACATTTTTTACCCCTTTCAATGGGTGTGGCGGTCGCTCTATTTCATCAATGCCGTTCTCACATTTTTCCTCTTCTTCCCTTTATTCGCCATCCTGCTTTCCAGTAAAAAGTGGTTTCCGCTGGTTTTCCGGGTCAAGAAGATCTGGGCCCATTTTATCCTGTGGCCGGTGGGGCTCTTTTACAAGATCGAGCGACGCAGCCAACTGGACCCGAATCGCTCCTATATCTTTTGTCCGAACCACAGCTCTTACCTCGACATCATGCTGATCTACATCAGCATCCCTTCCTATTTCGTCACCATGGGTAAAGCCGAGTTGAAGAAGGTGCCTCTGTTCAGGCGTTTCTTCCGTCGGATGAACATCCCGGTGAATCGAAAGAGCCGCATCGACTCGCACCGCGCCTTTTTACGCGCAGGTTCCGAGCTCGACAAAGGTGTCAGCATCGCGCTCTTCCCGGAAGGAACGATCCACCACAACGGCCCCGTCATGGGTCGTTACAAGAACGGCCCGTTCCGGCTAGCTATCGAAAAGCAGGTACCGATCGTTCCCATCACCTTCGTCAACAACTGGGTGCTATTGCCGGATGACTACTACCGTCGGATTGGTCACCCGGGAATCGCACACGTCATCCTGCACGAGCCGATCGAAACGAAAGGCATGACGGAAGCCGATCTGGATACGCTCAAGCAACGGGTGTACGCGGTGATCGATGCACCACTGCGCGAACGCTATCCGGAGTGGTTCAAACGTGCGCCAAGCCCTGCTGCTGCCATCCCCGATTCTTTGGCAGGTTAA
- a CDS encoding LTA synthase family protein — translation MLRWLPRFAFFYLALFGCFRMLFLWSNRPVQAPFSSREEALSFWYGLRMDLSTLAYLSVVPVLLWLLLQRRESKALQNIHKLYQRLVLIILVLIGLGNVAVYHFWGTLLNYRAISYLSDPKEAFVSLSGGQAFLLVLVIAAVLSLGWFGQNALRMVKLPISGNRRSIIWQLPLLLAGIVLGIRGGWQQLPMNESLVAYSRHHFLNNAAVNPAWHLSYEIRTAGIGSSNPFVVMPEAEAEAAVRELFAERDDSVTRVLGLNRPNIVLIQLESFTADVVGAMGGEPGISPNLDTLIAQGLLFDSIYSSGFRTDQGITSLLNGWPATPYHSVMRSEEKSSRLPSLTKSLAAQGYRTECYYGGASNFSNLNVYLAGQGFDRILEQDSFPSSVERGRWGVPDGPLLEHCAAEAGAGSAPFFAFIITLSNHEPFDVPGAKRYPGENDADRFRNAAAYTDSVLGDFFRAARKQPWYDSTLFVLVADHAHELPKGRDIVFPIGRRIPLVLFGTPVLERYRGQRVHAVGGHHDLPRTLLAQLDLDSRSFDWSKDLLSPGVRDFAYLPAEDFVAWVTRDDWFIWSRKKNAIVEAARDDLKRDRAKELRAAKAFSQVHYGRFLDK, via the coding sequence GTGCTACGCTGGCTACCCCGTTTCGCTTTTTTCTACCTGGCACTCTTCGGCTGTTTCCGCATGCTGTTCTTGTGGAGCAATCGACCAGTACAAGCTCCATTTAGTTCCCGTGAGGAAGCGTTGTCCTTTTGGTACGGATTGCGCATGGATCTCTCCACGCTCGCGTACTTATCGGTAGTGCCGGTCTTGCTCTGGCTTTTGTTGCAGCGACGCGAGAGCAAAGCGCTACAAAATATCCATAAGCTTTATCAGCGACTGGTCCTGATCATCTTGGTGCTGATCGGACTCGGCAATGTGGCTGTTTACCATTTCTGGGGAACGCTGCTCAACTATCGCGCGATCTCGTACCTCTCGGATCCGAAGGAGGCTTTCGTATCCCTCTCGGGCGGACAAGCATTCTTGTTAGTGTTGGTGATTGCTGCCGTTCTCTCCTTGGGTTGGTTCGGTCAGAATGCTTTGCGCATGGTGAAACTGCCAATCAGTGGAAATCGACGGTCCATCATTTGGCAACTGCCGCTTTTGCTTGCAGGCATCGTCCTTGGCATTCGCGGCGGCTGGCAGCAATTGCCGATGAACGAAAGCCTCGTCGCTTATTCACGACACCACTTCCTCAACAACGCCGCCGTCAACCCCGCCTGGCACCTCAGCTACGAGATCCGTACGGCCGGCATCGGCAGCAGCAATCCGTTCGTCGTGATGCCGGAGGCCGAAGCGGAAGCCGCCGTTCGCGAACTCTTCGCGGAACGCGATGATTCCGTCACCCGGGTGCTCGGACTGAATCGTCCAAACATTGTCCTCATCCAACTCGAAAGCTTCACCGCCGATGTCGTCGGCGCGATGGGCGGTGAGCCGGGCATCAGCCCGAATCTTGACACGCTCATCGCGCAGGGTCTGCTTTTCGATTCGATCTACTCCTCCGGTTTCCGGACGGATCAGGGCATCACCTCGCTACTCAACGGCTGGCCGGCAACACCGTATCATTCGGTCATGCGCAGCGAAGAAAAATCATCCCGCCTTCCTTCGCTTACGAAATCCCTCGCTGCGCAGGGTTATCGTACCGAATGCTATTACGGCGGCGCCAGTAACTTCTCCAACCTGAATGTCTACCTCGCCGGACAGGGCTTCGACCGTATCCTGGAACAGGATAGCTTTCCTTCTTCCGTTGAACGTGGCCGCTGGGGTGTTCCCGACGGACCTTTACTCGAGCATTGCGCAGCCGAGGCTGGTGCCGGCAGTGCGCCGTTCTTCGCGTTTATCATCACCCTGAGCAACCACGAGCCGTTCGATGTACCCGGAGCGAAGCGTTACCCCGGCGAGAACGACGCAGATCGTTTTCGCAACGCCGCTGCTTACACGGATTCCGTACTGGGCGACTTCTTCCGTGCTGCGCGAAAGCAGCCCTGGTACGACAGCACGTTGTTTGTCCTGGTGGCCGATCACGCACACGAACTGCCGAAAGGACGCGACATCGTCTTTCCCATCGGCCGCAGGATCCCATTGGTACTTTTCGGAACACCCGTGCTGGAACGCTACCGCGGACAACGTGTACATGCAGTTGGTGGGCATCATGATCTGCCCAGGACGCTGCTGGCTCAACTCGACCTCGACAGCCGCTCGTTCGACTGGAGCAAGGACCTCCTATCGCCCGGCGTGCGCGACTTCGCGTATTTGCCCGCCGAGGACTTCGTAGCCTGGGTCACACGTGACGACTGGTTCATCTGGTCACGCAAGAAGAACGCGATCGTCGAAGCCGCCCGCGACGACCTAAAACGCGATCGCGCCAAAGAACTCCGCGCTGCCAAAGCGTTTTCGCAGGTGCACTATGGGCGGTTTTTAGATAAGTAG
- the rpmF gene encoding 50S ribosomal protein L32, which translates to MPNPKHKHSKTRRDKRRTHWKAEAPTVAIDPTTGQPHLFHRAHWYEGKLYYKGKVIMEQSAAL; encoded by the coding sequence ATGCCAAATCCTAAACACAAACATTCGAAGACCCGTCGCGACAAGCGCCGTACGCATTGGAAAGCGGAAGCTCCGACCGTAGCCATCGACCCGACCACCGGCCAGCCGCACCTTTTCCACCGTGCACACTGGTACGAAGGCAAGCTCTACTACAAGGGCAAGGTCATCATGGAGCAATCGGCAGCCCTCTGA
- a CDS encoding gliding motility-associated C-terminal domain-containing protein: protein MNRLKTFILSLFLGISLHSSAQQLNVLDNKVYRVTAYKRGDTGITSRSNYAEVVPPLSIYIPNAFTPNGDGINDGFQVKGEGIRDFHIYIYNRWGEVIFESTNPKQAWDGTFQGRPVEMETYVYQVFADGLGKKSRTGSVTLIR from the coding sequence ATGAACCGCTTAAAAACCTTCATTTTATCATTATTTCTTGGAATTTCCCTTCATTCCAGTGCACAACAGCTAAATGTGCTGGATAATAAGGTATACCGGGTGACCGCCTATAAACGGGGCGATACGGGAATCACCAGCCGCTCCAACTACGCGGAGGTCGTGCCCCCGCTGAGTATCTACATACCCAATGCCTTTACACCGAACGGTGACGGAATCAACGATGGATTTCAGGTAAAGGGCGAAGGAATCCGCGATTTCCATATCTATATCTATAACCGTTGGGGCGAAGTGATCTTCGAATCCACCAACCCGAAGCAGGCCTGGGACGGGACATTTCAAGGCCGACCGGTCGAAATGGAAACCTACGTGTATCAGGTATTCGCCGACGGACTGGGAAAGAAATCGCGAACAGGTTCTGTAACATTGATCCGCTGA
- a CDS encoding ketoacyl-ACP synthase III, which produces MSKVTAAITAIGGYVPEYVLTNAELEKMVDTTDEWITSRTGIKERRILKGEGLGTSDLAVPAVQDMLRKRGIQAEDIELLICATTTPDHQFPATANIICDKLGAKNAFGYDISAACSGFIYALVTGSKFIESGQYKKVVVVGADKMSSIIDYTDRATCVIFGDGAGAVLLEPDTEGYGIRDSILRSDGSGRVYLHQKAGGSVKPASHKTVDAGEHYVFQDGQPVFKFAVTNMADVSAEIMEKNKLGADDVAWLVPHQANKRIIDATARRMGVGPEKVMLNIERYGNTTSGTIPLCLWDYEKQLHKGDNLILAAFGGGFTWGSVWVKWRLEAGRL; this is translated from the coding sequence ATGTCCAAGGTCACTGCCGCAATCACCGCCATTGGCGGATATGTTCCGGAATATGTACTCACGAATGCCGAGCTCGAAAAGATGGTCGACACCACCGACGAGTGGATCACGTCCCGCACCGGCATCAAGGAGCGCCGGATCCTGAAAGGCGAAGGCCTGGGCACGAGCGACCTCGCCGTACCGGCTGTACAAGATATGCTGCGCAAGCGCGGCATCCAGGCCGAGGACATCGAGTTGCTCATCTGCGCCACCACCACTCCTGATCACCAGTTCCCGGCTACGGCCAACATCATTTGCGACAAACTCGGCGCGAAGAACGCCTTCGGCTACGACATCAGCGCCGCCTGTTCGGGTTTCATTTACGCGCTGGTCACCGGTTCGAAGTTCATCGAGTCGGGGCAGTATAAAAAAGTAGTCGTGGTCGGTGCCGACAAGATGTCGAGTATCATCGACTACACCGACCGCGCCACCTGTGTGATCTTCGGTGACGGAGCCGGTGCGGTGCTGCTGGAGCCCGACACAGAGGGCTACGGCATCCGCGACTCCATCCTGCGCAGCGACGGTTCCGGCCGGGTGTACCTGCACCAGAAAGCCGGCGGCTCGGTGAAGCCCGCCTCGCACAAGACGGTGGACGCGGGCGAACACTATGTGTTCCAGGACGGACAGCCCGTCTTCAAATTCGCCGTGACCAACATGGCCGACGTGTCTGCCGAGATCATGGAAAAGAACAAACTGGGTGCCGATGACGTCGCCTGGCTGGTTCCACACCAGGCCAACAAGCGCATCATCGACGCGACCGCCCGGCGCATGGGCGTGGGTCCGGAAAAGGTGATGCTCAACATCGAGCGCTACGGCAACACTACCAGCGGAACCATTCCGCTTTGCCTGTGGGACTACGAGAAGCAACTCCACAAAGGCGACAACCTCATCCTCGCCGCGTTCGGCGGCGGCTTTACCTGGGGGTCGGTGTGGGTGAAGTGGCGGCTGGAAGCGGGGAGGTTGTGA
- a CDS encoding DUF177 domain-containing protein: MSPFVEYVPMLPKREYVIEFGALPKGQHEFEFEVDDSFFQQFEGSIISRGHADVLVVLERQQDNLLLLDFTIEGTVTVTCDRCLNDLDLDIVSYNELVVKLGEQAEEQSDDVIVIPSGEHNIDIAQFIYEYVTLAIPMRNVHEEDESGNSGCNPELLKRLGDLQGQHDEEPGTDPRWDKLKGINLN; encoded by the coding sequence TTGTCGCCCTTTGTTGAGTACGTTCCGATGTTGCCGAAGCGGGAATATGTGATTGAGTTCGGAGCCCTTCCAAAGGGTCAACACGAGTTTGAATTCGAGGTTGACGATTCGTTCTTTCAACAATTCGAAGGCTCCATCATCAGCCGCGGTCACGCGGATGTGCTGGTGGTGCTGGAGCGACAACAGGACAACCTGCTGCTGCTTGACTTCACGATCGAAGGAACGGTTACCGTTACCTGTGATCGTTGCCTCAATGATCTCGACCTCGACATCGTCAGTTACAACGAACTGGTCGTGAAACTCGGCGAACAAGCCGAGGAGCAGTCGGACGATGTGATCGTGATCCCTTCGGGAGAACACAACATCGACATCGCGCAGTTCATCTACGAGTACGTCACGCTGGCCATCCCGATGCGCAACGTACACGAGGAAGACGAGTCGGGGAACAGCGGTTGCAACCCGGAGTTGCTGAAACGTCTCGGTGATTTGCAAGGTCAACACGACGAGGAACCCGGCACCGATCCCCGCTGGGACAAGTTGAAAGGCATTAACCTGAATTGA
- a CDS encoding T9SS type A sorting domain-containing protein, protein MFTRSYQLFGTARVFCAFYFFLAPFVCEAQWSFQTGFSISTPYGAGNLSYGCFCTADTGIYANRYYLSPTSGTYTEDGSTFDGGMNWTIISAGNGASYVRDLACETVKGKNVAFKIVSVPTGAYMVNATINGGVSWLSRGQPRPFDDFIGVDENNYFLVAGRTVKRYNYSVDTFDAWTVDSFLTHDPEVIYFTDTLHGYLISSDSVSSRKHLVFKTDNGGLDWSMVYSDTTKDFNCMVFTSPLSGYLAGKNGQIIRTRDGGMNWQDVSLGFIANIKTIDFFNDSVGVIAENGGFAMTTTNGGLSWNLENTGFSTSISKVQCFRDSIIYASTNNMVYRRNLNAVGVPQLYRTERELNISPNPVTDRMVITTSKVFQDATLTFYNLAGQPVRKLPNQSGRSVLVHRDGMPNGAYFITLSNENEIIATGKIILLD, encoded by the coding sequence ATGTTTACTCGATCCTACCAACTGTTTGGAACAGCACGCGTATTTTGCGCCTTCTATTTTTTTTTGGCTCCTTTTGTATGTGAGGCTCAGTGGAGTTTTCAGACTGGTTTTAGCATCTCCACGCCCTATGGAGCTGGTAATTTGTCCTACGGTTGCTTCTGTACAGCCGATACAGGGATTTACGCGAACAGGTACTATTTATCGCCCACAAGCGGAACATACACCGAGGATGGCTCCACCTTTGACGGGGGCATGAACTGGACGATTATTTCTGCTGGTAATGGAGCCAGTTATGTGAGGGATCTTGCGTGTGAAACCGTCAAAGGGAAGAATGTTGCCTTTAAGATTGTAAGTGTGCCAACAGGAGCCTATATGGTCAATGCAACAATCAATGGTGGAGTAAGTTGGCTCAGCAGAGGACAACCCCGCCCCTTCGATGATTTCATCGGTGTTGATGAGAACAACTACTTCTTGGTGGCAGGAAGGACTGTCAAGCGCTATAATTATTCAGTGGACACGTTTGATGCCTGGACGGTGGATTCTTTCCTGACACATGATCCCGAAGTGATCTATTTTACTGACACCCTGCATGGCTACCTTATATCCTCCGACTCCGTAAGTAGTCGAAAACACCTGGTTTTCAAAACGGACAACGGGGGCCTTGATTGGTCGATGGTGTACTCGGACACCACGAAAGACTTCAATTGCATGGTATTTACTTCGCCATTGTCAGGATACCTGGCAGGGAAAAACGGACAGATTATCAGAACGCGTGATGGTGGTATGAATTGGCAGGATGTCAGCTTAGGTTTCATTGCGAACATAAAGACCATCGATTTTTTTAATGACTCGGTTGGAGTAATTGCTGAGAATGGCGGATTTGCAATGACGACAACGAATGGTGGGCTGAGTTGGAATCTGGAAAATACCGGATTCAGTACCAGTATTTCAAAAGTCCAGTGTTTCCGTGATTCGATCATTTATGCTAGTACTAATAACATGGTTTACAGAAGAAACTTGAATGCTGTTGGCGTTCCGCAACTTTATCGAACGGAAAGGGAATTGAACATCTCGCCGAATCCAGTAACGGATCGAATGGTGATAACTACGAGTAAAGTGTTTCAGGACGCTACGCTGACCTTTTACAACCTTGCTGGCCAGCCTGTCCGTAAGCTCCCCAACCAGTCGGGTAGGAGTGTATTAGTTCATCGAGACGGTATGCCCAATGGAGCGTACTTCATTACCTTATCTAACGAAAATGAGATTATTGCCACCGGGAAAATTATATTGTTAGATTGA